atgtataaaaacagcaatttaaatattcattaataatttataagattcataatatttgaatcaaataaatataatttttcagAACTTTCATTTTTCTCATAAATATCaactatatataatatatataatataatatataattatatggtaataatctttatatttttatatatataaatttaacGGCATTCAAaatttacattattatatatatatatatatatattatatatatatatatttttttttttttttttcgtgctttttttttttttttttttttaatattttttttcatatacatatataatatatatatatatatacataaatatatggggtattattttattgtatataaataatatgtataatatttatatataataatatattatatatatatatatatatatatatatataacaattcttttttttttcttttttttcatattttatactatatatatatataaatgaaaaaaaaaaaatttataaaaaataacacctttttttaaaattaaaaaataataatagtaataaaaataaatattctatatatatttatatatatactatcattttttaattacTCAATTTTATAGgattttattattaatataaaatttataggtatcaacataaaatatattatatatatacatatatatatttatttatttaatatgatatatttataataataaataaatatatatattttttatattcaataaaatgttgtataaaattatggatcatgttttttaaatgaaaacatatctttttaaaaagacaaaaattaggtatatatatatcaacatgtaataataaacatatatatatatatatatatatatatattattatgtagataaattaaattagtcatataaataaatttataaaataatcttgaaaataaaaaaatgtaaccgtttaaatatttatttttaattgttttgttattattttatcGTTTTTCCATGGTGAAAatcaaatattattataccttttaatttttaaaagtgtcatgtttttttttatatattatagaaCTGGGATATTATGcttttgataaaaataaatatataattaataaatattttaatattatatttgtatatatgttttattacataagtaaataaataaatatatatatatatatatatatatatatatatatattttttattggTACTGTCTTAAATAATGCCTTGATGAACACATCTTTTTTTCAGTATAACTTTTGTGTacctttttattataattcaatattttaagaacaaaaattaacacttagatttaattattttattatgaacatatataagCCCAGAAGAGAAGacaaaaatatacatatatatatatatatatattatcacatgaataaatattatgaaactcgataaaaaaaaggactttaaaaaaaagcTTGTGACCTGCTTATCCTTGTTACAAGTTGGTGATCCTTTGAAAATTATTGTGGATGAGACTTTTATAAAACTTTGCATTCTTCATAAGATATCAATAAAAGAGGAGCTAGTAAAATTAATGAATAGACAAATAATTCTTATGACAACAAAATGTATATCACATAATGCAAGAAAACAACCAGGAGATGAAGAAGCTTCTTATGCCATAAGAAAGTTGACACATTATAAATGTAATcataatgaagaaaatctaaaaaatgatgctgtagatatatatgtaaaaaaaatgaaactTGATGAATATTCGaaattatcaaaaaataattattttgcCAATCAAGTTACGCTAACACATAATTTTGACagtttatataatataaaaaataaagttTATCAATGCgatgaattaaaaaatgataatattgaaacatttaataataaagataaaaaaatagtaaCAGAAGAATGTCATAATTCAAATACAAATGATCATACAACCATAGTAGTTTCGAATGATGttgatataaatacaaatgaTAATGGGCCCAtagaaaatttaaataatggtgatacaaataaaaataatattgattctatattaaattttaatgataatgacatgaatacaaataataatattaactCATTAGAAGAACATAATTCTGAAATACACGATAagataaaattaaatgattCTATGAAATGTATTATCGATTTggtaaaaaataataacgAAAAGAAATTTTTCATTTGCACTAATAATATGGAATTAAGGTCCTTCTTaaggtaaaaaaaaaaaaaagagaatgacaaataaataaataaataaatatatatatatatatatatatatatatatatatgtgtgtgtccatttatatatgtatattattttatttttatttttttagGAGGGTTTATATAGTGCCCATAATTTATATCAGCGAAAGTGGAGTCATCAAAATCGAAAGCTTGTCCACAAAGAATTTAgacaagaaaaaaaatgtcgaattaaaaaaaatgaaaatgttAAAATGGGAAAGAGACCTTAAAATGGCAgaacagaaaaaaaataaattaaatattaaaaagaaaaaaaaaaaaaaaaaaaataggaaataaaaataaatcataaNNNNNNNNNNNNNNNNNNNNNNNNNNNNNNNNNNNNNNNNNNNNNNNNNNNNNNNNNNNNNNNNNNNNNNNNNNNNNNNNNNNNNNNNNNNNNNNNNNNNTATAtggagaaaaaaaaaaaaaatccGTTGTAATTATTATAGATTCATTTACAAGAAATAAgaattaaattataatataataatttaatattatgaatcatacaaatatgatatattataaaaataataatataaattaagTATACctttataaaataagaacattatatattttttttatagaaGCAAAAAAAATGGAGATAACAACAGAAGaaatgaagaagaagaaaaagaagaaagatcatgtgaaaataaaaaaaaaagatctttttaaaaaaaagaaaaagaaaaaaatgaagaataACATGGAACATGAGAAGAAggaaaagaataaaaagTTTTCTAATGGtgtatttaaaaaaaaaaaaaaaatgaaagataatgataaaaagaagaaaaaaaataaaaaccttaaaaattataataatgataattataataaacatgatgataataataatgataataaaaagaaacaatttcataaattaaaatacaataatgtgaaggaaaataataaattcaattcttatgaagaaaaagatgatgatgaaaattcttcttacatttataataatgaaagtgataatataattgataatgaagaaaatataaataatgaagatgATAAAAAGACATCAACAAcaaatatacaaataactaataataacaaaatgGATTATGTtgaatatatgaatatgattaaaaatgagcaaaatgaaaatgagaaaaaaataaacgatgaagaagaaattaatgcaaataatatattaaataaaattaataacGATCATATAGATTctcatttaaataatgatatatataaaattgtaTTACTTTTTTCTCCACTAGCTTTAACtagtataaaaaataaacaaaaaacaTGTATAATTAATGCAGATGATCATATGAATATGtttatgaataaattaGAAAATCTTGAAAATTCAATaaaatttgaaaaaaaagaaaaggaaaaaagAAAACTAGAACAAATAATTGAAAGCgttaaaaataaattagataatataagattagatattttattctttacATTATTATCTTTAAGAGATAgtattttaaataaaaaaggaaaattacaaatatatatatatacagTTAATGGTTCCTTCATATATGTTTCTCCTTTATTTCGTGTTCCAAGAAATTTTActctttttaaaaaagttATGTTGAATTTGTTGAAAAGAGGGGTAGTATATGATGACAAGAAAAATGTACTcttaaaaattatattcaaTGATATTACGTCATATGTAGAAGACTCCGTGTAAgtgaaaaattaataaataaataaaaatatacacgcacacatatatatatatatatatatatatatattataaaaaatattaatatattataaatgcTAATACTTGTgattttctttatatttttcacaattttaatatttttcatgtcatttatgtattattattttatatatttaatatatatatatatatttttttttaggTGCATTGCTATATCGAATAAAGGATTCCCTACAGatgtaaaaaaattaactgataaaataaaacagacaaaaaataattatttttttttcatatcaTTATCAAATTCGCATGATGTAACAAAATTTAtggatataataaagaaagaaaaaacgAAAGCTTTTTCTTATGATTATCTTGTTAGGCTGTCGGATTTACAATTATCGGCAGTTGCTTTAACTTCAAAATTAacacattttttaaattaaaaaaaataataataaatagattacatatacaatatatgaatgaataaaaaactatacatatatgtatatatatacatatatatatatttatgaagaaaattacaattaaaaaaacaaaattttcttaaacgtttttaaaagtatataatatatatatatatatatatatatatatatatttatttatttatttattttatttttttgtttaatatttttctatataattatcatttttatcttattcgtaatttttttttatatcatcaaaCAGGGTTATATGCCTATTCACATGAACTacaaaaaaacaaaatatatataatgatatatataaaaatatatattaaatataaatattataagatATGGTATATgcatttttcttttttctttattacGTCCAAGGAGTTTATCAACTTCTGCATCCAATtcctttttaattttgttaGAAGGGTCATCATAAAAAACctaaaaatattataaacacatataaatatatatatatatatatatatatatatatatatatatatatatataaatataaatatacatctgcatatatatatatatataaagcCATAGACCTGTTTTTATTTCGTTTTGTTGAATTTTTTTACCGcatcattattttgtatGGTCCCCAATAAAAAGTGATGAACAACTTTATGATGTACATCAAGTGgtaaatttataaattttgaagaaagcatattattaaattttgttttctcatcatatatttgtttGGAAAAATACGATATATCCATTTCGTCTACtcctaaaaaaaaaaaaattttaattcaaaaaatttatatatatatatatatatatatgtatggTTATAGgttgataatattaatgtatatataaaaaatatatggctagtatatatattattaatttatatattttattttattattatatttgttttcttataattttcgtaaggacaaaaaaatttctcttgttaataataatacatattatatttatatatccttatataatttattacctaagaatttatttgttatatcATCCTTCAATGCAGATTTTATGTTAGTCTTTGATTTTTCTTTGATgacatttttttcttgaGCGAAATGTTCGTTAGACTTCATTGCCGCATGGTTTTCTAcagaaataaaaaaataaataatataaaacaacatataaatatatgtatatattaatatatatgatgtaataatttaataaattttaaaaatgaagaaaaaattacTTCGAGCTTTGTCCAGATTTCCTCTTAAAATAGTAATTTTTTTAGTCAATTCACTTATTTGATTATTTAACTTTGACAATGTATAAGTATCATTTgtatttgttttttttttgtcgAAATTCAATTTGTCAATTTCTCTTTGTATAGAACAAATTTCCCTTTGTACGGTAATACGAGTTATTGGCAAATTATCtatacttttattatttgtataaatttcataaaaacttgtttgtttctttttttcaaaaaGGTCTTGTAACTGCTTTTCTGTATAACgaaaattttttaagtcttcatttttttcttttataaatagatggaacatttttaaaatttctaaatctatagaaaataatttgatatgattatattcgtctatattaaatttttgatcacttatattattcatatcacatatatatgtttcataatattcatttgattttaattcatccattgatatttttttattttgatacataatatttttgatttttttaaaaaatttagaATGTGCTAAATTTTCTAAATGTGCTACTTCAAATTTAATATTAGTATTTCTATCTgtagaaaaatatgattctgattttattacattagttatgaagaatattttttttttattttcattttctatatctattttttttttattatttgtattttgCATATCTTCATCAGTAACTTTATTCAACTTGGAGGTAtctataatttttatcatatgaCCAATAACATGATATGAAAAATGTACATGTTCACACATATCAAGAAgaaatgttttttttaattggaaatatgtaataatatcatatgtcatataattatatatatccatttttattttcttttcttctttatataaatgtacTAATCTTTCAGGTGTTTGGGGTGCATCAAGTTCCTTAtctttattaattttttcattcttttcaaaaatattgGTAATAACATCtttcttttcttctttattcTTATCAACACCACTATCAATGATATGTATatcttttttcttttttttgttttcaattaaaattttgttTAAACTTTTTCCTGTTTTgttcttattattatctaaaTGACTCTCTTCAGAAATTACTTTTaaatgtaattttttttcttttttattataatgtaCATCACTacttttttcattttcataaGATGAAGTACTATAATAATCATCAGAATAATCTTCACGATGCTTTTtagtttttatataaacgTCAGTTTCgtcttttttatttgtttcatattttttatttttttcatcttttttagttgtttcatcttttttatttgtttcatcttttttagttgttttatcttttttatatgtctcgtcctttttatttgtctcgtcctttttatatttacttttcttcttatttttataagaaGAATCTGTATAAGAATGATCTGTCACACTTACATCATCAGTTATATgagttttttttttttcatccTCATGGTTcttttcatcatcatcttccaaaatttttatttttccttttttatatttcacGTAAGAAATGGAATCGATATTATATGATTCATTATCTcctttaatttttttactttgtgctttttttttcttattatcttttttcTGTTCTTCATCActttgatatatattatcatattgatcatcatcattatcatcattttcttcCTTTTCTTCCTTTTCTTCACCTTCATCACTTTCAgataatttcttttttaacttcaattttttattatttagttttcctttttttttttgattaCTAGTTTCAACACTTTTATTTGTATCATCATGAATATTTCCTTTGGACTTTTGATCAATATGTAAATTCTTTAATAACATACGTCTAtgttttttcttcatatacTCTTCATGACGTTTAGCTAATATCAGTTCTCTTTCATATTCAGGTAAATCATCAAGTTCACTTGTATAATTCTCCTCGTCATATTCTTCTAATGATTCGTCcatattgtttttttcatctttcttcattttatatttattatcaggatggaattattataaaaatataaacaaaaatataaattaaagtaaaaatgtatatatcAATGTGacaatataattattataagtatatacatatacattatatatttttttatatccCTCCTCAAATTTTgtacaaatattttattatatggtgggataaaaaacaaaaaaaaaaaaaaaaaaaaggaagCAAGCAAAAGGAAAGCAAAAAGGCAACAATTTATTCATAATccatttttaattttttttgttatatttatatttgtatgttgcttaatttttttttgaataatttcccattttaatattataaaaaggggaaaaaaaaaaaaaaagatgacat
This region of Plasmodium gaboni strain SY75 chromosome 12, whole genome shotgun sequence genomic DNA includes:
- a CDS encoding hypothetical protein (conserved Plasmodium protein, unknown function); this translates as MKLDKKKDFKKKLVTCLSLLQVGDPLKIIVDETFIKLCILHKISIKEELVKLMNRQIILMTTKCISHNARKQPGDEEASYAIRKLTHYKCNHNEENLKNDAVDIYVKKMKLDEYSKLSKNNYFANQVTLTHNFDSLYNIKNKVYQCDELKNDNIETFNNKDKKIVTEECHNSNTNDHTTIVVSNDVDINTNDNGPIENLNNGDTNKNNIDSILNFNDNDMNTNNNINSLEEHNSEIHDKIKLNDSMKCIIDLVKNNNEKKFFICTNNMELRSFLRRVYIVPIIYISESGVIKIESLSTKNLDKKKNVELKKMKMLKWERDLKMAEQKKNKLNIKKKKKKKKNRK
- a CDS encoding putative small subunit rRNA processing factor, whose protein sequence is MEITTEEMKKKKKKKDHVKIKKKDLFKKKKKKKMKNNMEHEKKEKNKKFSNGVFKKKKKMKDNDKKKKKNKNLKNYNNDNYNKHDDNNNDNKKKQFHKLKYNNVKENNKFNSYEEKDDDENSSYIYNNESDNIIDNEENINNEDDKKTSTTNIQITNNNKMDYVEYMNMIKNEQNENEKKINDEEEINANNILNKINNDHIDSHLNNDIYKIVLLFSPLALTSIKNKQKTCIINADDHMNMFMNKLENLENSIKFEKKEKEKRKLEQIIESVKNKLDNIRLDILFFTLLSLRDSILNKKGKLQIYIYTVNGSFIYVSPLFRVPRNFTLFKKVMLNLLKRGVVYDDKKNVLLKIIFNDITSYVEDSVCIAISNKGFPTDVKKLTDKIKQTKNNYFFFISLSNSHDVTKFMDIIKKEKTKAFSYDYLVRLSDLQLSAVALTSKLTHFLN
- a CDS encoding hypothetical protein (conserved Plasmodium protein, unknown function), which produces MKKDEKNNMDESLEEYDEENYTSELDDLPEYERELILAKRHEEYMKKKHRRMLLKNLHIDQKSKGNIHDDTNKSVETSNQKKKGKLNNKKLKLKKKLSESDEGEEKEEKEENDDNDDDQYDNIYQSDEEQKKDNKKKKAQSKKIKGDNESYNIDSISYVKYKKGKIKILEDDDEKNHEDEKKKTHITDDVSVTDHSYTDSSYKNKKKSKYKKDETNKKDETYKKDKTTKKDETNKKDETTKKDEKNKKYETNKKDETDVYIKTKKHREDYSDDYYSTSSYENEKSSDVHYNKKEKKLHLKVISEESHLDNNKNKTGKSLNKILIENKKKKKDIHIIDSGVDKNKEEKKDVITNIFEKNEKINKDKELDAPQTPERLVHLYKEEKKIKMDIYNYMTYDIITYFQLKKTFLLDMCEHVHFSYHVIGHMIKIIDTSKLNKVTDEDMQNTNNKKKIDIENENKKKIFFITNVIKSESYFSTDRNTNIKFEVAHLENLAHSKFFKKIKNIMYQNKKISMDELKSNEYYETYICDMNNISDQKFNIDEYNHIKLFSIDLEILKMFHLFIKEKNEDLKNFRYTEKQLQDLFEKKKQTSFYEIYTNNKSIDNLPITRITVQREICSIQREIDKLNFDKKKTNTNDTYTLSKLNNQISELTKKITILRGNLDKARKNHAAMKSNEHFAQEKNVIKEKSKTNIKSALKDDITNKFLGVDEMDISYFSKQIYDEKTKFNNMLSSKFINLPLDVHHKVVHHFLLGTIQNNDAVFYDDPSNKIKKELDAEVDKLLGLHVNRHITLFDDIKKNYE